The genomic DNA GGATTGAGCGTCACCGCGCCGTTCAAGCGGGTGGCTCTGGCGGTGGCCGGCGCCTCCAGCCCGCTGGCGGAACGCATTGGCGCTGCCAACACCCTGGTGTGGAATGACGGCGTGTGGGAAGCGGAGATGACCGATCCCGATGGAGTTCTCGACCCTCTGGAGGCTCATTGCGAGAGCCTGGCAGGCCTGCCGGCGGCGGTCCTCGGCTGCGGCGGCGCCGGCCGGGCGGCGGCGGTGGCCCTGGTGCAGGCCGGAGCCCGGGTGACCCTGGTCAATCGCGGGGTCGAGCGTGGAGAAGAAACCGCCGAGGACCTCCAGCTGCCCTTCGTCCCTCTCGCCGACTGGGATCCCGCCGGCGCCCAGGTAGTGGTTCACGCGACCTCCTTGGGCCGCCGCGACGACGATCCCCTGCCCTTCGATCCGGAGCTCCTGAGTCCCGACGCGGTGGTGGTGGACCTGGTCTACCGCCCGACCCCGACGTCGCTGGTACAAGCTTGCCGCCAGCGAGGGCTCAAGGCGGTGGACGGCCGTGAAGTCTTGCTCTTCCAGGCGGTGGGACAGCTGCATCTGATGACCGGCCACGACCTGCCCTTGACTCCCGCTCGGCGAATCCTCGGATTGCAGGACACGGATGCTACCCTAGACCTCAAGTCGCGACGGCCCAAGCTCTGAGCCCCCGTCCGTCCGAGGACTGGGGCGACGACAACCGCATCGACTCTCAATCACAACCTGCTTTCGTCCCCGGGATCGCCCGGGTCTTCAGGAACTCGACTCCTCAGGACTTCGGAACCCGGCAATCCGGATCTCAGGAATCTTCGAGAAAGGCATGCCCCCTGTGACCTCTTCCGACGCCACCCCGTCGTCCGATGCCGCTGGCTTTCCCTCCGAGGGCACCGGCTCCAGCTATCGCAAGATCTCCTCGCGCTTCGACCTCCACCTGCTGGGGCACGACGGCGCCGAGGAGAGCTTGGGGGAAGAAGTGCGCCGCGGGCTCACCGAGGAGCCCAAGAATCTCTCGCCCAAATATCTCTACGACGCCCTCGGGTCGATCCTCTTCGACGCCATCTCCATGCTGCCGGAGTACTACCTCACCCGCACCGAGGCGGAGCTGCTACAACTCCATGGCGAGGCCATCGCCGAGCTCCTGCCGTCCCCCCTGCGGTTGGTCGAGCTGGGCAGCGGTACCTCCACCAAGACCAAGCGCATCCTCGACGTCCTGCTGCAGCGTCAGGGAGAGCTTCACTACCTGCCCATCGACGTCTCCGCGTCGATCATCGAGCGCTCCTCCCACGAGCTCCTCAATGCCTTCCCGGGCCTCTCCATCACCGCCTTCGCCGCCGACTACACTCGCGCCCTGCGCTTCCTCGCCGGGGAAGGGGAGCCCGCCCCCGAGGGCCAGCGCACCGCCGTCATCTTCCTCGGCTCGAGCATCGGCAACCTCACCGACGAGGCCGCCGTCGCCCTCCTGCACCGCATCCGCGCCATCCTCCACCCCGGCGACGCCTTCCTGCTGGGCGCCGACCTGAAAAAGGACCGCGCCATCCTCCAGGCCGCCTACGACGACGCCCTGGGCGTCACCGCCGCCTTCAACCGCAACCTCCTGGTGCGCATCAACCGCGAGTTGGGGGGTGAGTTCAACGTCCCCCGCTTTGCCCACCGCGCCATCTACAACGACCAGCGCAGCCGTATGGAGATGCATTTGGAGAGCCTCGAGGCTCAGCAGGTCCACATTCGCGACCTCGACCTCACCGTCTCCTTCGCCGCTGGCGAGACCATCCACACCGAGAGCTCGCACAAATACGACCGCGACCAACTCACCGCCCTGGCCACCGCCACCGGCTTCCGCTTGGCCCACAGCTGGCACGACCCCCAACACCGCTTCTCCGAGAACCTCCTCCTAGCCGTCTAACTCCTGCCCTGCCAACACTTACGGACCCTTTGACACACCCCCACAGAAACCAGTACCATTTCGCCTCTGTGCCGAGGTAGCTCAGCTGGCTAGAGCGCCTGACTGTGGATCAGGAGGTCGGCGGTTCAAGCCCGCCCCTCGGTACCAGCCTTAACCTCCTTTCTACAAAGAAGTTACGGGAATCGCCCGGAACGGCGCCGGAGCCCCAAAATCCCCAATGGGGTGCAAATGGGGTGCAACGCGACACTGCTTCGGGGTGTGGTGAGGCAAGCCCGAGCTTGCGACGCTACTTCAACGATAGCGCAGCTCGGGGCGACATCAAGCGAGCTTCAACGCAGCCACCCGCTGTTTCCCGCCCTTGCCATCCCGCACGTTGACGGCTCCGCTCTTTAGATCGAGATCCCGTGGCCGAAGCTCCAGCGCCTCGGCGATCCGCAGCCCTCACGTAGTAGAGCACCGCGATCAAGGCCCGCTGCCGCAACCCCGCCGCCCCCCGCCGGCTGGCGGCTCCGATGAGGCGCTCGACCTCGTCCGGGGTGAGGCGTTGAGAAGCCACATTTCCGGAACCTCGTCCGGCCTGCGGTCGTTACCTCATCTCAATCGT from Acidobacteriota bacterium includes the following:
- the egtD gene encoding L-histidine N(alpha)-methyltransferase, which translates into the protein MPPVTSSDATPSSDAAGFPSEGTGSSYRKISSRFDLHLLGHDGAEESLGEEVRRGLTEEPKNLSPKYLYDALGSILFDAISMLPEYYLTRTEAELLQLHGEAIAELLPSPLRLVELGSGTSTKTKRILDVLLQRQGELHYLPIDVSASIIERSSHELLNAFPGLSITAFAADYTRALRFLAGEGEPAPEGQRTAVIFLGSSIGNLTDEAAVALLHRIRAILHPGDAFLLGADLKKDRAILQAAYDDALGVTAAFNRNLLVRINRELGGEFNVPRFAHRAIYNDQRSRMEMHLESLEAQQVHIRDLDLTVSFAAGETIHTESSHKYDRDQLTALATATGFRLAHSWHDPQHRFSENLLLAV